DNA from Tripterygium wilfordii isolate XIE 37 chromosome 4, ASM1340144v1, whole genome shotgun sequence:
ATGTATACCATGAATGTTCAATGTTCAGGTTGATTGGTGCTTTGATTTTGTAAGATTAAGCAATAAATTTACTGGATGCTGTGAACTTTGTTGTGAAAAGTAAGCGTGTAGTTGCAGATTTGTTGATGGCTTTTCGCAAAGTATAGCGCACTCGCTGCAATTTATGTATCCGCAATGAAATATGTCTATATAGATGTTGAGGTTACACATTTGCAGTTTTCTTACCCAATGCAGCTTTGTTCATGTTTGGATGAAGAGTTCTTTGTGACTGGAAGTCATTAGGTAACTGAATGCTGTTGGAATGGTGAAATCCACATAGGATATGGTGACTCTTACTTATTCAGGTTCTGCGCACAATATGGCCTGTGCTTGAACTTTGATGTTAGTGGCAACAGTTTAAAATACCATGCACCACAACTCTATAGGCATAGTGAATAGAAAAAGTGTGCAGTCTGTGTGTGAGGACTGAGGTGATTGAGGATAACAAACAAAATTGCCTTTGAATGTATTATAGGTGTGCTGCCATAACAGAATTAGGTGGAAGGACATAATATGTGGACGGGTATGTTTTTTTTACACACAAACATGTGGTCCAATTATAGAGTAGTGAGGGTGCAActgtgcaacctagaggtcacaggttcaattcctagcTCATCCCGggattaaaaattcaaaattacagagTTACTTTCCTACTCCTTTAGTCATATTTATTTCAGGAGCAGCCTTCATAAATTGTAGAGCAACTCTTGATTTTGGCCCGCATAGCTTATCTGCACTAAATCTTCATTCAGAATTCTAAGTTATGCAAGTGACTTGAACTCTAGTTATAGCTATTGAACATGTATCCTAAACTTTATATGAATTTCAAAGTCATGCAAGGGCCTTAAGCACTAATTATTGCAATTGCAAATTAATGTGAATGCTAATAGCTTCATGAATGAATTGGGTTTTGGCTAGTTTCTCTGTTTAGTACCTAATAATTGAATGTCATGATAGTGCTTTGTTGACCCTGTGTTCATGTTCTTCTTGATTTTTTAGTACTGCTACAAATACTCGAGGGGTTCTTTTGGTATTATTGACTCAAATGAATGGGAAGGTTATTTTGGAAGCAATCTGTGGCTATATTATTGCCAATCCAGCTTGTCATATTTGTACCTTTACAATGACAATGGTGCAGGAAATATGGACCATGACAAGACTGGATGCCAAGCTCCTCCTGAACGCCCTATTTTGTGCGTTAACAACTGTGGCTTCTTTGGAAGTGCAGCTACTATGAATATGTGTTCCAAGTGCCACAAGGATATGTTGTTGAAAGAGGAGCCGGCAAAGCTTGCTGCTTCTTCTATTGGAAGTATTGTGAATGGTAAATTGGGCAGCAATGGAAATGAACCTGTTGTTGTTACTTCAAATGTGGATTTGCAACTGATGTCTGCGGAACCAAAGATCATTTCTGTGCAGCCATCCTGTGCTTCAGGATCAGGGGAGACTGTTGAGGCAAAGCCAAAGGAAGGTCCGAACAGGTGCAGCTCTTGCAAAAAGAGGGTTGGTTTAACAGGCTTCAAATGTCGCTGTGGTAACCTTTTCTGTGCAACTCATCGCTATTCAGACAAACATGACTGCCCCTTTGATTACCGTTCTGTTGCACGAGATACCATAGCTCAAGCAAACCCAGTTGTCAAGGCAGAGAAGCTTGATAAAATCTGAAATATTGAGGGCCAGAGTTTTACATGCTGAAATACGATGCTGCAAGACTTGCTCCAACTTGACCTCGTATCCTATATGTTGTGCTTTTCTATTGTTACACTGGGAAAAGCATGACGGTAGGATATGTGTACTATGAAGAACTCTATATCTTTTGGTTGGGGAGAATTTGTGTTGGCTCCCGTCTTTTTAAGTCTTGTTTCTGTGCTGGTTTGGAGTTTGTGATGTGTCATCTATATCAGGTCTCTCTTCTAGTACATGTCAAATGGTATGTGCGACTTTTTAGATTATATGGAAGATACCCATGTACGATCTTGTGCTTAGATTTGTAAATTATGATTGTGGCTTTTGTGGCATTCAAATTTGGATTCTGCATACCTCACATTGCAAGTTCATtggtattttttgtttgaaatcaaattgctagtttataaTGGAGTATACCTACTACCTTGGATTTTCTTTTTACTTATCCAGAAGCAAAACTTACGGGACTTGGGTGCTACATAGAACATCAACCACAGAACAAATCACCGTTAGAAGTATAATAGAGTACTACTGTGCTACATAGAACATCAACCACGGTCCACGGAGTACTGTATAGAACATCGACAATGAAACCAGAGACTGAAGACTCGCGAAACTGACACTACAGAGAGAGAGCTCTGATTGAATTAGTTCGACATGTCAAGTACTTTCCTCATGTTTTGAGACAGGTAATGCTCGAGCTATGAATGCATTAATGGAGAGGGTCGAATCCAGCAAATCAATACTAGATGTTGATATATTAGGGGCATCTACAATAACCTTGGAGGTTTGCTTCTAGCAGATAACTGAAATATGAGAGGAAATAATCCACGATATGGTATGAGATTGAACCAAAATATAAAGATATTACGATAATAACCAACTTTGTTACAATATCTAAAACTGTAGAGTAAAATAAAATCAGCCGTAGATGTCAACATGACTAGTCAAAGCAAAACCGGCTGAAATGACGAGATATGCAGTGATTCTGTTTCTTGCACCCACAACTGCATGCCATTCAAGGCCAAAATTCCAAGCGACAgcagcattttttttctttaataccAATATCAAAGACACACGAATGGTTTTCAGTATCACCCTTAATATCACTCTATTCTCAAAACTGCATTGACAAAAAGGGTCCCAGAACATTAAGTCCTCACACTACAGCTTGGCTACATTAGAAATTCAAACAGGAATGTCTGGTTCGcccctccattgttttctctttttattaCCTACTCTTGCATGCATTACAAACCCAGCAAGCTAGTACCAAGATAAAAAATTAAAGTCTAGATATCAAAATTAGAGACCAATCCCACTAGAATCAGCTTCAAGATACTTACAGATCCTTTCCATTACTTCTCTGCCCTTGACACTATTTTGCATAAACTTCTCAGCACAACGTTGCTCCACCTTCTCTGCCATTGATGCCAGAGCTGATAATGGCTTAATCTTAATGCTGGTCTCCTGCCGACAAACTGTCCACGCACTTGGATTGTTCGGATGAGGGTTATAACTGATCTTCTCCTCGACTTCTATGAACTTCTGGAGACTAATATTGTGCGTGGCAAGTTGCATAGATCTTGATCGAGCATCAACaactgttgattcgacacagtGGCAAATATCCTGACCAACAATTTTGCGAATGAACCATGGTCCTGGGGTATGGATAGTAAGTGCACGAGTGGTGTAAAGCTTCCCAGCTTGTGGATCAAGCTTGTGGTTCAGTGTGTCAACCTCAAGGATATGGGATAGTGTACGCTTGTTCTCAGGGTCAGCAAACTTGCGCCAGGAAGCTGAAGTAACTCGCTCCCATGGGTGCTTGTAAACATGCTCTTGTGCATAAGCTTTCACCATTATGTTAATTTGGCTCTGCAATTTCAGATACTAAGACCGAGTTAATCATAAAATAAAGTTTAAGTTCACCTATTCAGGCCATTTGTACTGCATCTTCTCATTAAATAGAAATTAAACACTTAATAAAAACAATCCAGAAAGAATGGGACGATTACAAAAGCCAAAACTAGTATAATGCCTAGCTTTCTATCCAAGTTTAATATCATTTGGACCAAAACAATGAATGTTTTGTCCTATAAGCACATAATATGACAGATAGCTTGTCAAACAGGTACCAAGCTCATAATAAAAACCCCTGTTATAGACAACAATAATTTTTACTTTTAGTGAGAAATATTTCAACAAATAATATCTCTGGGTCACAAAAATTGCGCCTTTTACATAAGCACACAGCAGTTCCCTGTTTACAATTACATATGAAGCTGAAAACTTCAAGATTCAATAAGACCTGCCTAATCAGTAACCCAATCGAATTGCAAAGAAAAACAATACTAAGATTATTTACCACCAGTACAGACGGTATAATTGGAACATGCCTGTCTTTTCATGCAAACAAGGACATCTTGCTCAAACATACGAGACCGAGACCGAGACCGAGACCGAGACCGAGAAACAACCTGATAAAGCATTCTAAACCTTTTAATGGCTCTCAGACCAACCAGTATCCCATAAACTCGATCACAATCACCGGAAGGAGTTGAAGGATTGATAATCTTGATTGGTATTCAAGTTACCAAAAGCACACAACCTTTACCCATGACATGGGTAAAGGTAGGAGTAATGAACAAACACAACATGGGTCCTCGAGAAACTTCAAAACCTATCATTCAATTGAACCTAAAGGACCAATTGAGAAGAAATAGTCGAATCAATCACCGGCCTCTTCTGTCATTATCAATAATCATTCGTCCACACGAATTCTTGCGAAGAAAGAATCGCAGAAATGCATATGTACGTTCAGATTGATCGGCTCAATTCCAATGAAGAAGACCATAAATACGTGGTGGATTTACCAGGTCAACTGAATCTGATCGGaacaaataaaaccaaaaagaaaaaacagggaAGAAAATTACAACGAATTTAAGCTATTAAAACGCACCGTAAAGAGATGGATGAAGCAGAGAGAAGAtctcaaggaagaagaaagaacgcAGAAGCAAATGGAATCGTTGTTACTCAGGCGGCGACCTGTGGCTCTGTGGGGTGGAGTTCGTGCTCCTCAAGACAATTTACTAAATGACAATGTTAACCTCATACATTAATTGGACACGTAGTCTATAATCTCGTATAGCCAATTAGCCACTTgccaaattattattttaattttttttccctggcaAATTATTttgctttcaaatttcaataaatgtatatataattatgtgtGCGTTTTCTTTTCCTCGCTCAAGTATGAATCCTTTTTTGCCTCCTCCAAattctttgttttccttttacTGATTTGGATTAAACATTGTAGCATAAAGCCCTAAACCTAATAGTAATACAAATCAAAATGGTTAATCAGTAGCATGAACCCAAGTTTAATGGAGGTTAATTACTCGTGATCTTTGTTACGAATTGAATCCCACAACAGAAGTATGCAATTATGATGTAGGCTTTATAGGAGTATTGGGCTCTCCAACTTCACAAACTAATTTTTAGGGTATGGTACTCCCAAAATTGATATCAATCTTTCTATGGATATTTTCTGATAAGTAGATCAATGGGAGGACCAAAGTTGTTGCTTGTTCCTCAAGTTTATTATTGCAAATGATTGCTCACACTTGTGGGTGGCATAAATAAAAAGCATTTCTTATATATGGAGTCCAAGATTCAAGATTTCAAGGGTTAGTGGTTAACATGTGAAACAACGGGGAACATCTTTCTTAATATCTTATAAGATCATtcaagaaagcaaaacaaacaaaaagatcGAGTTCATATTGAATTAATCGATGAAGGAAGTCAAACAGATCACACATTAAGAATAGTTTCCACGAAAATATTCTTAATTCATATTAATAGGATTAGGATAATCAGATATTTAATTATCTGCATTAATTAATCAAGACAATGCCATGCACGTGCATCCCATTTAGACATCCCCCTAGTTCAATTAGATGTTAAACAATTAATGAAAATTGAGAAGTCCGCAACTACTTCCATGGAATTGTCGGAGTGTATGCAAGTTGCTGTTCATATATATGGATCGATCGACAGGCCACATGTGCGTCGACGTTTCGTTTTGGAAGATCGAGAGTAAGAATTCTGGGTCGACTATCAAGACTACCGTGAAACAGTCGATGATGATTGTTTGATTGAACTTGACGCACATGGCGATCAGTATGTGTGTAGATTCATACAGTGTCTTAAATCAGACACATATCCAACTACTTACCAGttaccatcttcttcttcttttttgttgggTTATAAAACTCCATAACCGAAACCTTCAATAATTAATGTTCCCACATATGTACGTGTATCTCCGGCCCTTCAATTAATATAGACCGTCGCTTTTGttcacaaaaatgataaaactaATACTTCCTTTAATTAAAGAAGATGTAATCCATAATTAACAAGATTCATGCTTATTGATAGACACTTGTTAATAATTCACTATAACATATGACATTATACCATGTGTGATGAAAAATTTttcacctaattttttaaatttaaaatacatatattttaaaaaaatttcaatgcaCATTTTTCATCTTTATCTAGTGCCTTACGAACATTCATCATGTTGTAGTCAATACTTAATAGATACCCTTAAAGCACATGTTATCAATACCCATATACAGTATATTTTGTTCCGAAACAAATTAttcatcaattgttttttttttttcttttatagaaCAAACTCATTAATTGCTAATCAGAGAAAAACACACAAAGACTCGTTAACTTCAACTAACTTTTTTCTTGCCATTAATACCAGGAAAcacttttcaaaaaataataataataatacatagagagagagagagtaatgtTCCCTGGTTACACGTTTTACTAATAGGTTCTGAAATCTGTTTGTTCAACTTCTAAACCAGTTCAATCCTTCATcaagttttattttaattttttttattagttttagtTTCTAGGGTTTTGAAGGTGAAAAGAGGCTAGGGAAGAAAGCGAGAGACTTGGgtccttgcttccttgttgtgGTGAACTTTGGTCAACGTAGACTTACATATATGTTAAGGAATTTGTCAGAGACTTCTGTGAAATAATCAACAATGGCAGGTGATtctgtttttttcttatatttgtattgtatataaaaaaggtgttttttttgttttattccgATAACTATGTAATATTTACTGGCACTGATCAGGTGTGCACAGAAAGTTCATCATACCAATTTTTATACAAATGAAACCGATCAGTACATATATCCTTTTCCCTTTTGGCTTGCATATATAGACATTCACATGCGATATATGGCTCGTGAAAAATAGTTTGGGTTTTGAATCAATTTTGGATTTGTGTATCCATTGAAGGATTAATAATTTAGCATACATGATGAACGTATCATGCATATGTGTGTATACATTTACATACATGCACCTGTTTGATGATGACTCAAACTTTCATGATGTTTTATGTCTCTAACATAGcaagattgattttttttttttcaatttcagttAAACTttctaatattataaattaattgggCTTAGTGGAGGACACAAGGCAAGAACATAAAGAAATACGAGGCTTCTAATTAAGTATGCATATCTAGGACATGAAATgagaaattttttaattttaatataatctGAATCTTCTTAACTTTTTGATGGGGTGCGAAAATCAATTAGGTGGTCAACAGATTTCTACTTGGGGGAAGCAAAGTAAAATCCTTCAaatcttaattattttaattttgaatccCAATTTTATAATCGAAAACTGTGGTTCAATTTTGAACATGAAAGAACTCATTCTTATTTCTTAGCTCTTACTCCTACTCTAGAACTTTTAATAGTTAATATGTCGGATAAATACAGTATTATATTGCATGTACTACACATGCAATACATCTCTATTAATCAACACATGCAGAGACACTCGGGGATCTACAAATTTGGTTACTTATATAATTTGTGAGTGAGAGATCTTCCctggtttatgggttttgatcatCAGATATCTTCAGAGCTCGTGCGTATGgaaatcagagagagagagagagagaggatttaAAGAGTGTGGGAATGCTGGGCTTTGGGGGGTCATATATTGCGTTATACGAGGAGGAGagttccaataaaccaagtggggttgagagagagagagagagagagaaagctagCTAGGGTTGGATTTTTCCAGTTGGAATTGTGGGTTTGTCTTAATTCAAGACTGAAATGTGCACTCATCAAGTTAAttatgatttatatatatatatatatatattataaagtaATGCTCGTGTCCAATAttcttatatttatataaaatattaagtatatattattaatttctgATGACTTAAAGTTTTTAAGTGTTGGAAAGTGTTGTTGAAGGGTCAGAGACCACTTTAAGATGACAATTGCAAAAGGGCTGAGAAAGGAACAAACTATTGATATCTCCGTGTGTATGAGTTTAAAACTTTAAATAGTGTGCATCTTTCTCTTAAATTTTCTCTTTTCAAAccctctctcctcctcctcctctcatGTTTCTTACATAAACTCTTCAGTAAgtaatttgaacattttttaGAGAGGGAGGGAGGTGATCACTACTGCAAACCCTAATCAGTTTTGGTAATCAAACAACAGCCGTCTTCGCTTATTACTCGTCCTCTCTTCTTTACTAactaactattttttttttcttttctcaggGAGACTGTTCAAGTGTTTATAAGGAAAACAACTCAAAGAAGTATATATTCATTATGGGGTCCATGAATTCAAACAACTGGCTTTCATTTCCTCATTCTCCTACCAATTCTTCCATGCCATCACATATGCATACATCTCAAGCTCATCATCAATTCAATCTAGGGTTAGTCAATGACAACATTGACCACCCATTTCAACCCCATGGTACATAAATATCTTCTTCTCACTCTATATATCTTTCTTTCTCGCTCTATCCTTTTCTCCTTTTAactcaaaattttgttttattttacagAATGGAATCTAATGAACACACATGGAAGCAATGAAGTGCCAAAGGTTGCAGATTTTCTCGGGGTGAGCAAATCGGATACGCAGTCCGATCTTGTGGTCTACAATGAAATTCAAGCCAATGAATCCGATTATGGCCTGTTTCAAAACAATAGTACTCTTGTGCCTGTGCAAAATGCTGTTGTGGGAGCTTCCGCTAACAACAACTACGAGTTTCAAGAGAATGGTAGCAACTTGCAGTCATTGACACTGTCTATGGGTAGTAGTAAGGGTTCTACATGTGAAACTAGCGGAAAGAGTAATACTGTTCCTGTTGAAGCCGCTCCTAGGACATTAGATACATTCGGTCAAAGAACATCCATATATCGAGGAGTAACAAGGTACACAAATTAGAGGATTTATcactatataaaatatatatcttcATCAATTACATAGGTAAAAACTTGACTAGTTTAATAGAGCTTGAGCATAAATGAATGGAGTTTACGTATGTTTGGCTACATATATAGGCATAGATGGACAGGAAGGtatgaagctcatctatgggatAATAGCTGTAGAAGGGAaggacaatcaaggaagggtcGACAAGGTACAGTTAATATATATACTTCTTCTACTTTTTGTTAACTTTACTTCATGAAAAGCTATTgatatttgaaaattgaaagatTAATAACCggctttttttataaaaaaaaattaggtgtTTTACTTTGTTTACATTGTGACATTGCATGCAGTGTATCTGGGTGGGTATGACAAAGAAGAGAAAGCAGCAAGGGCATACGACATGGCTGCACT
Protein-coding regions in this window:
- the LOC119997529 gene encoding zinc finger A20 and AN1 domain-containing stress-associated protein 8-like, encoding MDHDKTGCQAPPERPILCVNNCGFFGSAATMNMCSKCHKDMLLKEEPAKLAASSIGSIVNGKLGSNGNEPVVVTSNVDLQLMSAEPKIISVQPSCASGSGETVEAKPKEGPNRCSSCKKRVGLTGFKCRCGNLFCATHRYSDKHDCPFDYRSVARDTIAQANPVVKAEKLDKI
- the LOC119997528 gene encoding protein slowmo homolog isoform X2 produces the protein MVKAYAQEHVYKHPWERVTSASWRKFADPENKRTLSHILEVDTLNHKLDPQAGKLYTTRALTIHTPGPWFIRKIVGQDICHCVESTVVDARSRSMQLATHNISLQKFIEVEEKISYNPHPNNPSAWTVCRQETSIKIKPLSALASMAEKVEQRCAEKFMQNSVKGREVMERIFIC
- the LOC119997528 gene encoding protein slowmo homolog isoform X1 — its product is MVKAYAQEHVYKHPWERVTSASWRKFADPENKRTLSHILEVDTLNHKLDPQAGKLYTTRALTIHTPGPWFIRKIVGQDICHCVESTVVDARSRSMQLATHNISLQKFIEVEEKISYNPHPNNPSAWTVCRQETSIKIKPLSALASMAEKVEQRCAEKFMQNSVKGREVMERICKYLEADSSGIGL